The following proteins are co-located in the Trichocoleus sp. FACHB-46 genome:
- a CDS encoding DUF3536 domain-containing protein has protein sequence MTSHSDAFTSEHEESGLIDLAEFSPSRKGEATHSGSITTQVSPGNDPLQTALGVYVTVHGHFYQPPRENPYLDAIERQPSAGPFHDWNERIHHECYRPNAFARVLNDQGEVTGIINNYEYLSFNIGPTLMNWIERHDVEVYQRIVEADRKSCDRLNGHGNAIAQVYNHIIMPLANERDKYTQIRWGKADFRSHFGRDPEGMWLAEAAVDYPTVEALIAEGIRFIVLAPSQAERCRPFPREHQPHPQWHEVGGGQIDPTRPYRCFLPGGNPNYDYIDIFFYDGPISRDMGFSDVLYNSNHFVGRIGQAVRGDQRPAQVLSVATDGETFGHHKGGTEKTLAYAFLKEFANRGWTVTNFAHYLSINPPTWEVELKPVTAWSCAHGVDRWQDDCGCGGEGGVWHQKWRRPLRDALDWLREQLIKVYEDSGKKFFRDPWLARDEYIQVMRDRSASNIERFMIRHRTRKLSAADQVDALRLLEMQRHALLMYTSCGWFFEELSRPEGVQILRYAARALELAGDVAGVQLEKGFIKRLGTAPSNIEYFRHGSGVYRHLVTTAQITLEQVAAHYAISSLFTTYPSEHRVYCYTAHQLDYQLQRMGSLTLAVGQVQLVSEITWESTHLTFAVLHLGGWDFHCCIQNFSGRRDYSRLKDSLFGALKQASAAQTILAMNRIFGDQSYNLQNLFEEERHRIMQLLTQETLLRLDQLYTQVYRDNYGVLMAFHRDKLQVPQELQVAAEIALTNRAIAALQALEQEMSDPTTAPPPCLGHIAELEAIATEANHLHCHLNLTAGKEILERLILRSLWSMLHNFTPEAIADEMKQLQRLLTTGKQLKLALSIDRAQELYFSFLQSHILPVCVDLLQRQAQGQSGDKLQFHLKDSATPINLNGLQQLLQLGPVLLVDTSDWLVQLAAIVS, from the coding sequence ATGACTTCACACTCCGATGCTTTCACCTCAGAGCATGAGGAATCTGGGCTGATAGATTTAGCTGAGTTCTCACCATCTCGTAAGGGTGAAGCCACCCATTCTGGCTCCATCACTACTCAGGTGTCTCCTGGAAATGATCCCCTGCAAACGGCATTGGGAGTCTACGTGACAGTCCATGGTCATTTTTACCAGCCGCCCAGAGAAAATCCTTACCTAGATGCGATCGAGCGGCAACCTAGTGCAGGGCCGTTTCACGACTGGAATGAGCGGATTCATCATGAATGCTACCGTCCCAATGCCTTTGCCAGAGTGCTAAATGACCAAGGTGAAGTAACTGGGATCATTAACAACTACGAGTATTTGAGTTTTAACATTGGCCCCACGTTGATGAACTGGATAGAGCGTCATGACGTGGAGGTGTATCAACGGATTGTGGAAGCAGACCGCAAAAGTTGCGATCGCCTGAATGGTCACGGCAATGCGATTGCTCAGGTCTATAACCACATCATCATGCCCTTGGCGAATGAGCGAGACAAATACACCCAAATTCGGTGGGGCAAAGCAGATTTTCGTTCTCACTTCGGTCGTGATCCCGAAGGCATGTGGCTGGCAGAAGCAGCAGTAGATTACCCAACTGTTGAGGCTTTGATTGCCGAAGGGATTCGCTTCATTGTGTTGGCTCCTTCCCAAGCAGAACGTTGCCGCCCCTTCCCGCGTGAACATCAACCGCACCCACAATGGCATGAAGTGGGAGGCGGTCAGATTGATCCCACCCGTCCCTATCGCTGCTTCTTACCGGGGGGCAATCCCAATTACGATTACATCGACATCTTCTTTTACGACGGTCCCATCTCACGGGATATGGGCTTTAGTGATGTCCTCTACAACTCCAATCATTTTGTGGGGCGGATTGGTCAAGCCGTACGCGGGGATCAACGGCCTGCTCAAGTCCTTTCGGTTGCGACCGATGGCGAAACCTTCGGCCACCACAAAGGCGGCACAGAGAAAACCCTGGCCTATGCCTTCCTGAAAGAATTCGCAAATCGTGGTTGGACTGTCACTAACTTTGCTCACTACCTCAGTATTAATCCCCCGACTTGGGAAGTAGAACTCAAGCCTGTGACTGCTTGGAGCTGTGCCCACGGGGTCGATCGCTGGCAAGACGACTGTGGCTGTGGTGGTGAAGGCGGGGTTTGGCACCAGAAATGGCGGCGACCTTTGCGAGATGCTTTGGATTGGCTGCGGGAGCAGTTAATCAAGGTCTACGAGGACAGCGGCAAAAAGTTTTTCCGTGACCCCTGGCTTGCCAGAGATGAATACATTCAGGTGATGCGCGATCGCAGTGCCAGCAATATTGAGCGCTTCATGATCCGCCATCGCACCCGCAAGCTAAGCGCTGCCGACCAAGTGGATGCCCTGCGCCTGTTAGAAATGCAGCGTCATGCTCTTCTGATGTATACCAGTTGCGGCTGGTTTTTTGAAGAGTTGTCCCGACCGGAAGGAGTGCAAATTCTTCGCTATGCGGCACGGGCACTAGAGTTGGCAGGTGACGTGGCAGGCGTGCAGTTAGAGAAGGGATTTATCAAGCGCTTAGGCACAGCGCCTAGCAATATTGAATATTTCCGGCATGGATCTGGGGTGTACCGCCATTTGGTGACAACTGCGCAAATTACGCTAGAGCAGGTGGCAGCCCACTATGCCATTAGTTCTTTATTCACCACTTACCCCTCAGAGCACCGAGTTTACTGCTACACCGCTCATCAACTCGACTACCAATTGCAGCGCATGGGATCGCTGACTTTGGCCGTTGGGCAGGTACAGCTCGTTTCTGAAATCACATGGGAAAGCACTCACCTGACCTTTGCGGTGCTGCATCTAGGCGGATGGGACTTCCACTGCTGCATTCAAAACTTTTCGGGACGGCGGGACTACAGTCGACTCAAAGACAGTTTGTTCGGCGCTTTAAAGCAGGCCAGCGCTGCCCAGACTATTTTGGCGATGAATCGCATTTTTGGGGATCAGTCCTACAACTTACAGAACCTGTTTGAGGAAGAACGCCACCGGATTATGCAGTTGCTGACCCAAGAAACTCTGCTCCGTCTGGATCAGCTCTACACGCAGGTTTACCGAGATAACTACGGCGTATTGATGGCCTTCCATCGAGACAAATTGCAGGTACCGCAAGAATTGCAAGTTGCCGCAGAGATTGCCTTGACGAACCGAGCGATCGCCGCCTTGCAAGCTCTAGAGCAGGAAATGAGCGATCCTACGACTGCACCACCCCCTTGCCTCGGCCACATCGCTGAGCTAGAAGCGATCGCGACTGAAGCGAACCATTTGCACTGCCACTTGAACCTGACCGCAGGCAAAGAAATTCTGGAGCGCTTAATCTTGCGATCGCTCTGGAGTATGCTGCACAACTTCACTCCAGAAGCGATCGCAGATGAGATGAAGCAACTACAACGCTTGCTAACAACTGGGAAGCAACTGAAACTGGCCCTCTCAATTGACCGGGCTCAAGAGCTTTATTTCTCATTTTTGCAAAGTCACATTTTGCCTGTCTGTGTCGATTTACTACAGCGACAGGCTCAGGGGCAGAGCGGAGATAAACTTCAGTTCCATCTCAAAGATTCTGCAACCCCTATTAACTTAAATGGCCTACAGCAACTACTCCAACTCGGCCCCGTTCTACTGGTAGATACCAGCGATTGGCTAGTTCAGTTAGCAGCCATAGTTAGTTAA
- a CDS encoding RsmB/NOP family class I SAM-dependent RNA methyltransferase, which produces MEKPSNLLVKFSQRLFKDEVYQEKFINALVNPQPFNPAILWCQAQPEISPFKLAPPTLWQPNFIERLVLDEKPGKHPLHDAGNFYCLDFSSIFAASTLLTIEQPVDLILDMCASPGGKSVFAWTTLQPRLLISNEVIGKRKGALISNLKRCHISPAIALSLDSQVLAELIPNTAQLVLVDAPCTGQSLLAKGSKAPGCFHPILINKNANRQKRILANSAKLVAPQGYLAYMTCAYSPEENEQVSEWFLAKFPQFQALVVPHLVAAQSHLTDIPCYRMWPHSGLGAGAFTILFKNMEEGTRSELPTEFLERPDFIYL; this is translated from the coding sequence ATGGAAAAGCCTTCTAATCTGTTGGTTAAATTTAGCCAGCGCTTATTCAAAGATGAAGTTTATCAAGAGAAATTTATCAATGCTTTGGTAAATCCTCAGCCCTTCAATCCAGCTATTTTGTGGTGTCAAGCACAGCCTGAGATATCACCATTTAAATTAGCGCCACCGACGCTTTGGCAACCAAATTTTATTGAACGACTGGTCTTAGATGAAAAGCCAGGCAAGCATCCTCTCCACGATGCCGGGAACTTCTATTGCCTAGATTTTTCTTCAATTTTTGCTGCTTCCACTTTATTGACCATCGAGCAACCTGTTGATCTGATTTTGGATATGTGTGCCTCACCGGGAGGTAAGAGTGTCTTTGCTTGGACCACACTACAACCTCGGTTGCTGATTAGTAATGAGGTGATTGGGAAGCGCAAGGGAGCTTTGATTTCTAATCTAAAACGCTGCCATATTAGCCCTGCGATCGCCCTTAGTTTAGATTCGCAAGTGCTGGCTGAGCTAATTCCTAATACTGCTCAACTAGTCTTGGTAGATGCTCCTTGTACAGGTCAGTCTTTATTGGCAAAAGGCAGTAAAGCCCCAGGTTGCTTCCATCCAATTTTGATTAATAAAAATGCCAATCGACAAAAACGAATTCTGGCAAACTCAGCAAAGTTGGTCGCGCCTCAAGGCTATTTAGCTTATATGACTTGTGCTTATTCACCCGAGGAAAATGAGCAGGTGAGTGAGTGGTTTTTAGCTAAATTTCCTCAGTTTCAAGCTTTGGTCGTCCCCCATTTGGTTGCGGCACAGTCCCACTTAACAGACATTCCCTGCTATCGCATGTGGCCCCATTCAGGTTTAGGGGCAGGAGCCTTTACAATTCTGTTCAAGAACATGGAAGAGGGCACAAGGAGTGAGCTTCCTACCGAATTTTTAGAGCGCCCTGACTTTATTTATCTTTAG